A genomic region of Catalinimonas niigatensis contains the following coding sequences:
- the rplM gene encoding 50S ribosomal protein L13 yields the protein MDIVSYKTVSANKSTVEKKWYIVDAGDATLGRLCSEVAKILRGKHKPSYTPHVDCGDKVVIINADNLRLTGKKMDDKEYVRHTGYPGGQRFSTPRQEMAKSSTRVIEKAIKGMLPKNTLGRQVFKNMHVYEGTEHPHEAQQPQKLDLSHL from the coding sequence TTGGATATTGTAAGTTATAAAACGGTATCGGCTAACAAGTCAACTGTAGAAAAGAAGTGGTATATCGTTGACGCCGGTGACGCTACACTAGGCAGATTGTGCAGTGAAGTGGCTAAAATTTTGAGAGGCAAGCATAAGCCTAGCTATACTCCTCATGTAGATTGCGGGGATAAAGTAGTGATTATTAATGCAGATAATCTGCGTTTGACAGGAAAAAAGATGGACGATAAAGAATATGTTCGCCACACCGGATATCCCGGAGGGCAGCGTTTCTCTACTCCACGTCAGGAAATGGCAAAATCTTCTACCCGCGTTATTGAGAAAGCAATCAAAGGAATGCTTCCTAAGAATACGCTGGGAAGACAAGTTTTCAAAAACATGCATGTGTATGAAGGAACAGAGCATCCTCATGAAGCACAGCAGCCTCAAAAATTAGATTTAAGTCACCTATAA
- the rpsI gene encoding 30S ribosomal protein S9: MEVINTIGRRKTSVARLYMQPGNGSITINKKAVEKYFPSEILQTIVKQPLTLINEEGNYDLKINVDGGGVKGQAEAIRLAVARALVSINDEHRPPLKKEGFLTRDPRMVERKKYGRRKARRAFQFSKR; encoded by the coding sequence ATGGAAGTTATAAATACAATTGGTAGACGCAAGACTTCAGTAGCCAGGTTGTATATGCAACCCGGTAACGGCAGTATCACAATCAATAAAAAAGCGGTAGAAAAATATTTCCCTTCAGAAATTCTACAAACGATTGTAAAACAGCCTTTGACACTTATCAACGAAGAGGGCAACTACGATCTGAAAATCAATGTAGATGGTGGAGGTGTAAAAGGACAGGCAGAAGCCATTCGTCTGGCAGTTGCCCGTGCATTGGTATCCATCAATGATGAGCATCGTCCTCCTTTGAAAAAGGAAGGCTTCCTGACACGTGATCCCCGAATGGTTGAACGTAAGAAGTACGGACGCAGAAAAGCAAGAAGAGCATTTCAGTTTAGTAAACGATAA
- the rpsB gene encoding 30S ribosomal protein S2 encodes MEKIEYKDLLDAGVHFGHLTRKWNPKIAPYVFMERNGIHIIDLNKTLVCLDDAANAMKQIVKSGRKIMFVATKKQAQEVVTEEAKRLRMPFVTDRWLGGMMTNFATIRKSLRKMTSIDKLTKEEAYQNLAKRERLMLTREREKLEKVLGGIADLTRLPAALFVVDIRREHIAIKEAQKLNIPVIGIVDTNSDPNEVQYPIPANDDAYKSIALIVKYMGKAVEEGLIERKQQKEDAKLKEEEDQKKQADENEELEGKESGSDQ; translated from the coding sequence ATGGAAAAAATAGAATATAAAGACTTATTAGATGCAGGTGTGCACTTTGGCCACCTTACCCGCAAGTGGAATCCGAAAATCGCTCCCTACGTGTTTATGGAGAGGAACGGAATCCATATCATTGACCTCAACAAGACATTGGTATGCCTGGATGATGCAGCAAATGCTATGAAGCAAATTGTGAAGTCCGGTCGTAAGATTATGTTTGTAGCTACCAAGAAGCAAGCGCAGGAGGTAGTAACAGAAGAAGCCAAGCGTCTTAGAATGCCTTTCGTAACCGATCGTTGGTTGGGTGGTATGATGACAAATTTTGCAACGATTCGTAAGTCTTTGCGCAAAATGACCTCTATTGATAAACTGACAAAAGAAGAGGCTTATCAAAACCTGGCGAAACGTGAGCGCCTGATGCTGACAAGAGAGAGAGAAAAGCTGGAAAAAGTATTGGGAGGTATTGCTGACCTTACACGTCTGCCTGCTGCACTTTTTGTAGTAGATATCAGGCGTGAGCATATTGCCATCAAAGAGGCACAGAAGTTGAATATTCCGGTTATCGGCATTGTAGATACCAACTCTGACCCCAACGAGGTACAGTATCCTATACCTGCCAATGATGATGCTTACAAGTCTATTGCGCTTATCGTAAAATATATGGGCAAAGCAGTAGAAGAAGGGCTGATAGAACGTAAGCAGCAGAAGGAAGATGCAAAATTGAAAGAAGAAGAAGATCAGAAGAAACAGGCCGACGAAAATGAAGAGCTTGAAGGTAAGGAGTCAGGATCGGATCAATAA
- the tsf gene encoding translation elongation factor Ts, producing MAITAQDVNKLRQMTGAGMMDCKKALVEADGDFDKAVEILRKKGQKISASRSDRETNEGSVFVKSSDDLKEAVLISLNCETDFVGKNEEFQQAGNSILEVAFKEKPASIEELKKLKLGDLTIEEKLTELVGKIGEKIDIGAYERLSGDMVVSYIHSGSRLGVLVALANVGGDAEEAGRDIGMQIAAMNPVALDKDQVDQSTIDRELEIGREQARAEGKPDNIIDKIAEGKLNKFYKDNTLVNQAYVKEPSMSVAQYLDSVNKGMKVIAFKRVSVSE from the coding sequence ATGGCTATCACCGCACAAGACGTAAATAAGCTCCGCCAGATGACAGGAGCCGGTATGATGGACTGCAAAAAGGCTCTCGTAGAAGCAGATGGCGATTTCGATAAAGCAGTAGAGATACTGAGAAAGAAGGGACAAAAAATTTCTGCTTCTCGCTCAGACCGCGAAACCAACGAAGGAAGTGTATTCGTAAAGTCAAGCGATGATCTCAAAGAGGCTGTATTGATTTCACTTAACTGTGAGACTGATTTTGTAGGAAAAAATGAAGAATTTCAGCAAGCTGGTAACTCAATCCTGGAAGTAGCTTTCAAAGAGAAGCCCGCAAGTATTGAAGAACTTAAGAAATTGAAACTAGGAGATCTTACCATAGAAGAAAAGCTGACAGAACTGGTAGGGAAAATTGGTGAAAAAATAGACATCGGCGCTTATGAGAGGCTAAGCGGTGATATGGTAGTATCATACATTCACTCAGGAAGCCGCTTAGGTGTACTGGTAGCACTTGCCAATGTCGGTGGAGATGCTGAAGAAGCAGGTCGTGATATAGGTATGCAGATTGCAGCAATGAATCCGGTAGCACTGGATAAAGATCAGGTAGATCAGTCTACCATTGATCGTGAACTGGAGATTGGCCGCGAACAGGCACGTGCTGAAGGCAAACCTGACAATATCATCGACAAAATCGCTGAAGGAAAGCTCAATAAGTTCTACAAAGACAATACTCTGGTGAATCAGGCTTATGTAAAAGAACCAAGCATGAGTGTAGCGCAATATCTGGATAGCGTGAACAAAGGTATGAAAGTAATTGCCTTCAAACGTGTTTCAGTAAGCGAATAA
- the dnaN gene encoding DNA polymerase III subunit beta, with protein sequence MKFVVSSSALLKQLSAINGVIASNPVVPILENFLCEVSSGKLTVTASDLQTSMITEMEVDTDESGSIAVPARILIDTLKNLPEQPVTFTIDASSYNIEIHSANGQYRLSGENATDFPSIVRVEDGFDVEIPSDVLSSAVSNTLFATSTDELRPAMTGVYVNLKDESSTFVATDGHRLIRYLRTDVHSSNKTSLIIPRKALSLLKATLPTDRVPVSVQFNASNVFFKFSNIQLICRLIDERYPDYENVIPKDNKNEMSINRLEFLSSLKRIAIYANKTTHQVRLKITGNELHISAEDLDFSNEANEKLICEHDGDDIEIGFNARFLIEMLNNLDSDEVVLKLSAPNRAGLIVPKDSEADEDILMLVMPVMLSNYA encoded by the coding sequence ATGAAGTTTGTCGTTTCTTCTTCTGCTTTACTAAAACAATTATCCGCTATCAACGGAGTGATTGCTTCCAATCCGGTAGTACCGATACTGGAAAACTTCCTTTGTGAGGTAAGTAGCGGTAAGTTGACCGTCACTGCCTCCGATCTGCAAACTTCCATGATTACTGAAATGGAAGTTGATACTGATGAAAGCGGAAGTATCGCCGTGCCGGCACGTATCCTCATTGATACGCTAAAAAATCTACCGGAACAGCCGGTCACCTTCACCATTGATGCCTCGTCATATAATATTGAAATTCATTCAGCCAACGGTCAGTATCGCTTGTCAGGAGAGAATGCTACTGATTTTCCTAGTATCGTTAGGGTAGAAGATGGCTTTGATGTAGAAATTCCCTCGGATGTACTTTCCAGTGCCGTGAGCAATACACTTTTTGCCACCAGTACTGATGAATTACGTCCGGCAATGACAGGAGTATATGTTAACCTCAAAGATGAAAGTAGCACCTTTGTGGCAACAGATGGTCATCGTCTGATCCGCTATTTGCGCACTGATGTACATTCATCTAACAAAACCTCGCTCATCATCCCCCGTAAAGCTTTGAGTCTGTTAAAAGCTACCTTACCTACGGACAGAGTGCCGGTCAGTGTACAGTTCAATGCTTCTAATGTCTTCTTCAAGTTTAGCAACATACAGTTGATTTGTCGTCTGATTGATGAACGCTATCCGGATTATGAAAATGTTATCCCTAAGGATAATAAAAATGAAATGTCAATCAATCGCCTTGAATTTTTAAGCTCGCTGAAACGTATTGCGATTTATGCGAATAAGACTACGCATCAGGTAAGGCTGAAAATCACTGGCAATGAACTCCACATTTCTGCTGAAGACTTGGATTTCTCCAACGAAGCCAATGAGAAACTCATCTGTGAGCACGATGGAGATGATATAGAAATAGGCTTTAATGCTCGCTTTCTGATAGAAATGCTGAACAATCTGGATTCTGACGAAGTGGTTTTGAAGCTTTCTGCACCCAATCGTGCCGGTCTCATTGTCCCCAAAGACTCTGAAGCAGATGAAGATATTCTGATGCTGGTGATGCCAGTCATGCTCAGCAACTATGCCTAA
- a CDS encoding DEAD/DEAH box helicase yields MTKFEALGLREEILKSLSELKFEQPTPIQEQAIPFVLNSDNDLIAFAQTGTGKTAAFGLPIIQQIDDHTDKTQALILSPTRELCLQISNDLATYSKYLKHLNVVPVYGGVDIEKQMKQLKSGAHIVVGTPGRVLDLIKRKRLKVENINCLVLDEADEMLSMGFKDELDAILANTPQDKQTLLFSATMPREMMAIAEKYMHNPEEISVGKRNAGADNVQHQFIPVHAKDRYEVLKRIVDINPNMYGIVFCRTRNDTREIADHLMKDGYNADALHGDLSQAQRDVVMNRFRMKNLQLLIATDVAARGLDVNDLTHVINHSLPDDPEVYVHRSGRTGRAGRSGICLTLVHGRDKGKLKQIERTVNKKFEQIRVPSGRDICEKQLFTLIDKVEKVEVNPEIEKYLPAIISKLSWMSQEDLISHFVSMEFNQLLEHYKNSPDLNASFSSEREKRGRTGREERGREDRKEKRDRKPKKGSTSNGSTFSRFFMNLGKKDNMSPKTIIGMVNRHMPDDSVKIGQIEVLNNFSFFEIERSYEKDVLDALQHATHKGKDLGIEIAKEKA; encoded by the coding sequence ATGACAAAATTTGAAGCGCTGGGTTTGCGCGAAGAAATTTTAAAATCTCTTAGTGAGTTAAAATTTGAACAACCCACCCCCATACAGGAACAAGCCATTCCTTTCGTCCTGAATTCTGATAATGATCTGATTGCTTTTGCTCAAACTGGTACTGGTAAAACAGCCGCATTTGGCTTACCTATCATCCAGCAAATTGATGATCATACTGACAAAACTCAGGCCTTGATATTATCCCCTACAAGGGAACTGTGTTTACAGATTTCTAATGATCTGGCCACATATTCCAAGTACCTGAAGCATTTGAATGTAGTACCAGTATACGGAGGGGTAGATATAGAAAAGCAAATGAAGCAGCTAAAGTCAGGAGCTCATATTGTAGTGGGTACACCTGGACGTGTGCTGGATCTGATCAAACGTAAAAGATTGAAAGTAGAAAATATCAATTGCCTTGTACTGGATGAGGCTGATGAGATGTTATCTATGGGTTTTAAGGATGAACTGGATGCCATTTTGGCCAATACTCCCCAGGATAAACAGACGTTACTATTTTCAGCTACCATGCCCAGAGAAATGATGGCCATTGCTGAAAAGTATATGCACAATCCTGAAGAGATTAGCGTTGGCAAGCGTAATGCTGGTGCAGACAATGTGCAGCATCAATTTATCCCCGTACATGCCAAAGATCGCTATGAAGTGCTGAAGCGCATTGTGGATATTAATCCCAATATGTATGGTATCGTATTTTGCCGTACCCGTAATGATACCCGTGAGATTGCCGATCATCTGATGAAAGATGGATATAATGCGGATGCTTTGCACGGAGACCTTTCTCAGGCGCAGCGTGATGTGGTAATGAACCGTTTTCGCATGAAAAATCTACAACTGTTGATCGCTACCGATGTAGCAGCCCGAGGCCTGGATGTCAATGACCTGACCCATGTAATCAACCATAGCCTTCCTGATGATCCCGAGGTATACGTACACCGCAGTGGCCGTACTGGTCGTGCTGGTAGAAGTGGTATCTGCCTAACGCTGGTACACGGCAGGGACAAAGGCAAGCTTAAGCAGATAGAAAGGACAGTCAACAAAAAGTTTGAGCAGATAAGGGTGCCTAGTGGTAGGGATATTTGCGAGAAGCAACTCTTTACCTTGATTGACAAGGTAGAAAAAGTAGAGGTAAATCCTGAAATAGAAAAGTACTTACCTGCCATTATCAGCAAACTTTCCTGGATGAGCCAGGAGGATCTGATCAGCCACTTCGTCTCCATGGAGTTTAACCAACTGCTGGAGCATTATAAAAACTCTCCTGATCTGAATGCTTCTTTCTCCTCAGAAAGAGAAAAAAGAGGTAGAACAGGAAGAGAAGAAAGAGGTAGAGAAGATCGCAAAGAAAAGCGGGATCGTAAGCCTAAAAAAGGTTCTACCAGCAATGGATCTACTTTTTCCCGTTTCTTTATGAATTTGGGTAAAAAAGATAATATGTCACCTAAAACCATCATTGGTATGGTCAATAGACATATGCCCGATGACTCCGTGAAGATTGGTCAGATAGAGGTGCTGAACAACTTTTCCTTCTTTGAAATAGAAAGAAGTTATGAGAAAGATGTACTGGATGCACTGCAACATGCAACGCATAAAGGTAAAGATCTAGGTATAGAGATTGCAAAAGAGAAAGCATAA
- a CDS encoding SWIM zinc finger family protein, which yields MNWTEDQVLAMAPDQASVTAGKAQAKAEKWLSLHYNEKAIWGEIKGSGKNPYQAVIDTTQVAFKCSCPSRKFPCKHGLGLALVHARSPEKFHSKESPVWVEQWLSKREQKEEQKKEKKDKPVDEKAQAKRAEARLEKVHAGLEEVSLWLQDLIRQGLAQVPDKARTFWQSPAARMVDAQASGVANMLRVLDQINYYGQDWQVDLLKQLSRIFLLVQGFKNMERLPQDLQEDIRSMIGWSVQKDELKQQEGIRDQWFVLAQETEKEDKLTIQRTWLYSQQNKKYALIINFYAPGQLPDFTWMPGMTYDATLVFYPGRQSLRALVKEQHPQTTKAWPGALASLTALEQHITDQFTAFPWTTQIPVLLESMTPFKQNEQFFLLDEARKMLPISVAFQHAWLLMALSGGKPLQIAGMYQEGNLLPLRIWQNDEFLALNHA from the coding sequence ATGAATTGGACTGAAGATCAGGTACTGGCCATGGCTCCGGATCAGGCCTCTGTCACAGCAGGAAAAGCCCAGGCGAAAGCTGAAAAGTGGTTGTCACTGCATTACAACGAAAAGGCAATCTGGGGTGAAATCAAAGGGAGTGGTAAAAATCCCTACCAGGCCGTAATAGATACTACCCAAGTTGCTTTCAAATGCTCTTGCCCCAGCCGGAAATTTCCCTGCAAACATGGCTTGGGACTGGCACTTGTCCATGCCCGTTCTCCCGAAAAGTTTCATTCCAAAGAGTCTCCCGTATGGGTAGAACAGTGGCTGAGTAAGCGCGAACAAAAAGAAGAGCAGAAAAAAGAGAAAAAGGATAAACCTGTAGATGAAAAAGCACAGGCGAAACGTGCAGAAGCCCGCCTGGAAAAAGTACATGCCGGCCTGGAAGAAGTTTCACTCTGGCTACAGGATTTGATCCGACAGGGATTGGCACAAGTGCCCGATAAGGCGCGTACCTTCTGGCAGTCTCCTGCTGCACGTATGGTGGATGCACAGGCTTCCGGAGTTGCCAATATGCTCAGGGTACTGGATCAGATCAATTACTATGGTCAGGACTGGCAGGTGGATCTGCTCAAACAACTGTCAAGAATATTCCTGCTAGTGCAGGGATTCAAAAATATGGAAAGGCTTCCTCAGGATTTACAGGAAGATATCCGGTCCATGATTGGCTGGTCTGTGCAGAAAGATGAACTTAAGCAGCAGGAAGGAATTCGCGATCAGTGGTTTGTACTGGCTCAGGAAACGGAAAAAGAAGACAAACTGACGATCCAGCGTACCTGGCTGTACAGCCAGCAAAATAAAAAATATGCACTCATCATCAACTTTTATGCACCGGGGCAACTGCCGGATTTTACCTGGATGCCAGGGATGACATATGATGCCACATTGGTATTTTATCCGGGAAGGCAATCTTTAAGAGCACTAGTCAAAGAACAGCATCCGCAGACCACCAAAGCATGGCCGGGAGCCTTAGCTTCGTTGACAGCATTAGAACAACACATTACCGATCAGTTCACTGCATTTCCCTGGACAACACAAATCCCTGTTTTACTGGAAAGTATGACTCCTTTCAAGCAGAATGAGCAGTTTTTCCTGTTGGATGAGGCGCGTAAAATGCTTCCCATATCAGTTGCTTTCCAGCATGCCTGGTTATTGATGGCGCTCAGCGGCGGTAAACCTTTACAAATCGCCGGTATGTATCAGGAGGGAAATCTGCTGCCTCTGAGGATCTGGCAGAATGATGAATTTTTAGCCTTGAACCACGCATGA
- a CDS encoding DUF5691 domain-containing protein, with protein MKALDQLIKTVLLGTSRASADSIEWPQSVGEQLQKLIKEDTESFLLQGAALMFSYQEAGQIFPRSSIAVKTAPEEQQKYCSKIASQLLQRILQDKSVNLIQQWLEACGASHQIVHPQHLPHLLNLGKNQVSLRQSLQAVMGERGKWLSQMNPDWAYVLSTDEQIWEEGKAEERKYLLQNLRKKDAQAALSLLQSSWKSESADLRAEFLTLLEVNLSADDLPFLEEALLDKSKKVKSTALNLLLLQKDSFIVQKIFHAASAMLEVKKNKSLFGLKGPVIAFVSASMDHQLAEYGVNLESLDKNFSNEAYYTYELIEVIDPAHWESHFQMEASAIVHAFQKEEKLAKFIPALIEASVLHRNSHWANIFAEYLQKNKIVLPKDKQYLVQEVIKALSKEEKMRYFPAPWAALSLLDYLRMCEFSWTADFSRKALQQLYRQYMEIGINPSERDKMAALHMYLHPEILKEKNSFLPPDEERKASWREAVELLFGALELRTSIHKAFNN; from the coding sequence ATGAAAGCATTAGACCAACTGATCAAAACAGTACTACTGGGTACCAGCAGGGCATCTGCAGACAGCATTGAATGGCCGCAGTCGGTGGGTGAACAACTTCAGAAGCTTATAAAAGAAGATACTGAGTCTTTTTTACTCCAGGGAGCTGCACTGATGTTCAGCTATCAGGAGGCTGGACAAATATTTCCCCGATCTTCAATAGCGGTAAAAACGGCTCCTGAAGAACAACAGAAGTATTGTTCCAAAATAGCTTCTCAGCTTTTGCAACGTATACTGCAGGATAAATCGGTAAACCTCATACAGCAATGGTTAGAAGCTTGCGGAGCGAGCCATCAAATCGTACATCCTCAGCACTTACCCCACCTCCTGAATCTGGGAAAAAATCAGGTTTCCCTGAGACAATCTCTACAAGCGGTAATGGGTGAGCGTGGAAAATGGTTATCTCAGATGAATCCTGATTGGGCGTATGTACTGTCTACCGATGAACAAATTTGGGAGGAGGGTAAAGCGGAAGAAAGAAAATACTTGCTTCAAAACCTAAGAAAAAAAGATGCTCAGGCCGCTTTGTCACTTTTGCAATCCAGCTGGAAAAGCGAAAGCGCCGATCTCAGGGCAGAGTTTCTGACTTTACTGGAAGTTAACCTAAGTGCTGATGACTTACCGTTTCTGGAAGAAGCACTGCTGGATAAAAGTAAAAAGGTAAAATCCACCGCACTCAATTTACTTCTCCTTCAGAAAGACTCTTTCATCGTACAAAAGATTTTCCATGCTGCTTCGGCCATGCTGGAAGTGAAAAAAAACAAATCTCTTTTTGGTTTGAAAGGTCCGGTGATAGCATTTGTGTCTGCATCTATGGATCATCAACTGGCTGAATATGGGGTGAACCTGGAAAGTCTGGATAAAAACTTTAGCAACGAAGCGTATTATACCTATGAGCTGATAGAGGTGATTGACCCTGCTCATTGGGAAAGTCATTTTCAAATGGAGGCTTCAGCCATCGTACATGCATTTCAGAAAGAAGAAAAGCTGGCTAAGTTCATTCCTGCCCTTATAGAAGCCAGTGTGTTGCATAGAAATTCTCATTGGGCAAACATATTTGCAGAGTATCTACAGAAAAATAAAATCGTACTTCCCAAAGACAAACAGTATCTGGTTCAGGAAGTCATCAAGGCTTTGTCTAAAGAGGAAAAGATGCGATATTTTCCTGCTCCTTGGGCAGCTTTGTCTTTGCTGGATTATCTGCGGATGTGCGAGTTTTCATGGACAGCCGACTTTAGCCGAAAAGCTTTACAACAGTTATACCGTCAGTACATGGAGATTGGCATCAACCCATCAGAAAGGGATAAAATGGCTGCTTTACATATGTACCTACATCCCGAGATTCTGAAAGAAAAAAACAGCTTTCTGCCTCCAGATGAGGAACGGAAAGCCAGTTGGCGCGAAGCCGTAGAACTGCTTTTCGGTGCGCTGGAACTGCGTACTTCAATTCATAAGGCTTTTAACAATTAA
- a CDS encoding ATP-binding protein gives MTTLLREHAEQQFAEELEEIKKQDQQQVPPNWDMSPWAVVTYLVGGKLKNGFQITPKYIGERRLMEIAVATLTTDRALLLYGLPGTAKSWVAEHLAAAISGNSTLMIQGTAGTGEEAIRYGWNYARLLAEGPSDAAVVPTPLMKAMQTGKIARVEELTRISADVQDTLITILSEKKLPVPELGKEIQAQRGFNLIATSNNRDKGVNDLSSALKRRFNTVILPVPATMEEEVAIVKQRVESLGKVLALPAEPPALEEIRRIVTIFRELRAGVTQDGKTKIKSPSSTMSTAEAISVVNSGMALSGYFGDGSLNAEDIASSLIGAVVKDPVQDAVVWKEYLETVVKGRDGWKDIYRACRDHI, from the coding sequence ATGACAACATTACTCAGAGAACATGCCGAGCAACAGTTTGCCGAAGAACTGGAAGAAATAAAAAAACAGGATCAGCAGCAGGTGCCCCCCAACTGGGATATGTCGCCCTGGGCAGTAGTCACCTATCTGGTGGGAGGCAAGCTGAAAAACGGTTTTCAAATCACGCCTAAATACATAGGCGAACGTCGGCTGATGGAGATCGCAGTAGCTACCCTCACCACAGATAGAGCTTTGTTGTTGTACGGTTTGCCGGGTACTGCCAAATCATGGGTAGCCGAGCATCTAGCAGCCGCTATTAGTGGAAATTCTACCCTGATGATCCAGGGCACAGCAGGTACAGGAGAAGAAGCCATACGCTACGGCTGGAACTACGCCAGACTTCTGGCAGAAGGTCCTTCCGATGCCGCAGTAGTACCAACGCCTCTGATGAAAGCTATGCAGACCGGCAAAATTGCCAGGGTAGAGGAGCTGACGCGTATCTCAGCAGATGTGCAGGACACGCTTATCACCATTCTGTCGGAAAAGAAATTGCCTGTGCCTGAGCTGGGCAAAGAAATACAGGCACAAAGGGGATTTAATCTCATTGCTACGTCCAACAATCGCGACAAAGGGGTAAATGACCTTTCCAGCGCTTTAAAGCGTCGTTTTAATACGGTAATTCTTCCTGTTCCGGCGACTATGGAAGAGGAAGTAGCAATTGTCAAACAGCGAGTGGAAAGCCTGGGTAAAGTGCTGGCACTGCCTGCCGAGCCACCGGCTCTGGAAGAAATTCGCAGAATTGTGACCATTTTCAGAGAACTCAGGGCAGGAGTTACGCAGGATGGGAAAACTAAAATCAAGTCTCCCTCCAGCACCATGAGTACGGCTGAAGCTATTTCGGTGGTCAACAGCGGGATGGCTTTGTCAGGTTATTTTGGAGATGGTAGTCTGAATGCCGAAGATATTGCTTCCAGCCTCATTGGCGCAGTAGTCAAAGATCCGGTGCAGGATGCGGTAGTCTGGAAGGAGTACCTGGAAACCGTAGTAAAAGGCCGGGATGGCTGGAAAGATATCTATCGTGCATGCCGAGACCACATTTAA